From the genome of Vibrio porteresiae DSM 19223, one region includes:
- a CDS encoding Kiwa anti-phage protein KwaB-like domain-containing protein, which translates to MNVLNKGIESTPSLLERAKVLYDAIFYADYDKDTMRQYILHHTSRGTKFGDAINFILKNDKIDSAEYLKSLVTTNIRSMKSLVNALEDDGKVRVHDDVWGFIDLEEDVNVSLKIQINKLLKELQIAENNPKRKIDTSISNLGVVKMSFNDSKCHLYSVQRTTEVGKTAIDEKVKSWRRVNNEAYIVAETRYRINPEYDFFIVDDDGALSVFIRDFRSFENTANFNEAQNRNVKKGLETLVADNVITEREKDKLSQHVHNMGVREKSHLIKSISAGQYKQWTSLKDQQDIANKSMPDDLKWKMKFDSEGSFLFDGSAESLSQFVRFISHTIVKSASDERYIRDISGWIEA; encoded by the coding sequence ATGAATGTTTTAAATAAAGGAATTGAATCCACTCCGTCACTACTTGAGCGTGCTAAAGTATTATACGATGCCATCTTTTATGCTGATTATGATAAGGATACGATGCGCCAATATATATTACATCATACATCTCGTGGCACAAAATTTGGAGATGCTATCAATTTTATACTAAAGAATGACAAGATTGATTCAGCAGAGTATCTTAAAAGTCTTGTGACAACTAATATAAGAAGCATGAAGAGTTTAGTTAATGCTCTTGAGGATGATGGTAAAGTACGAGTTCATGATGATGTTTGGGGATTCATTGACCTAGAGGAAGATGTAAATGTTTCACTTAAAATACAGATAAATAAACTCCTAAAAGAATTACAGATAGCTGAAAACAACCCTAAAAGAAAAATAGATACGTCTATTTCAAATTTAGGTGTAGTGAAAATGTCGTTTAATGATAGCAAATGTCATCTCTATTCTGTTCAGCGCACGACAGAAGTTGGAAAAACAGCCATTGATGAGAAAGTCAAAAGTTGGCGCAGAGTAAATAATGAAGCGTATATTGTTGCAGAAACAAGATATCGAATAAACCCAGAATATGACTTCTTTATAGTTGATGATGATGGTGCGCTTTCTGTATTTATTCGTGATTTTAGAAGCTTTGAAAATACAGCTAATTTTAATGAAGCTCAAAATAGAAATGTTAAAAAGGGCCTAGAAACGTTGGTTGCTGATAATGTTATTACGGAAAGAGAAAAGGATAAGCTCAGCCAACATGTGCATAATATGGGTGTTCGAGAGAAAAGCCACTTGATAAAATCTATAAGTGCTGGTCAGTACAAGCAGTGGACATCACTTAAAGATCAACAAGATATAGCTAATAAGAGTATGCCTGATGACCTAAAATGGAAAATGAAGTTTGATTCCGAAGGAAGTTTTTTGTTTGATGGTAGTGCAGAATCTCTTAGCCAATTTGTGAGATTTATCTCTCATACTATTGTTAAAAGTGCTAGCGATGAGCGATATATTCGAGATATCTCAGGTTGGATTGAAGCTTAA
- a CDS encoding DNA polymerase gives MDDQVSKFEAELRGREEAKKEVDERINQYLEGVKSAPWAAMRGKGKAIHISIDSEWVFNNETEKNDILCYSYSVRIGDKSFSGVKHTDMAKLIKQCRDQGLSKDDEMDKRKQLTKKGYKSSFDKFIQELLIKTKARGFIDEWPEHTFIYAHFLRADIASFEEFWNIGTNNKNHKNSLTTVQGTVTSGRGAYGIDLDSIGRSKYKIENTKFYSASNNAFETKVRFVDTFLLSSKASLEELGLQCGFPKMTLPDNMIERMDDLYCKDTSLFNRYAIRDADIALEYGLRMQKFALVDLRKDIGLELNSLPSTLGNLGVSLFRDSCGGATEMHQFLGYEKRKSQYYHAKSNSIRNSVELAKTVSREYTDALAVKSFYGGANFGAYFGPTEVGDYNDFDLSGAYTTALVDILEADYLNSFESKDIEDYLGHKMGFAYVRFKHDDKENFGLLPCRTSLRGIYYPLEGETYVTAPELQLAHDAGVEIEILHGQVIPWKKGSTSKFKEFTKTIRKQRAKYKEEGNELYEKLWKLIGNTLYGKVGQGLRDKSGFDLATGLSSKIPYSPVTNAHYAAHATGFVRATMLEVIRKLNERYGDDIKIISATTDGWLCKATEEQLEQCLDGPLAQRFQQICTEVSGEGMMQLKHHAKQVISMKTRGQLTAELGDTKPVCAKAGVKPPKGEDENTWMVKKFLDRYPGEKVARKHLASARDMWLKEMDLVDIHTEQRLNLDWDFKRRPVNPRMVKVRHPASGEMVEHLSFDTVPWNTVDEGLDARTYFDEWRVNNCLKTMEDWDNWMDFYKVRRFLKGTGVKYLEDGSEGIFKVQMLRAITQGKWGLPEAPMRAPRGHYDQMVAMFEANGIKGITKQDLANSKGRKLLEASLPITTRMLPLLSWFVREYPTADLTLVFHPDEVDEAVLMLEEYNLDHTEKLAA, from the coding sequence TTGGATGATCAAGTTAGCAAATTCGAAGCCGAGCTGCGAGGGCGTGAGGAAGCTAAAAAGGAAGTCGATGAACGTATTAATCAATACTTAGAGGGGGTTAAATCTGCTCCGTGGGCTGCAATGCGTGGCAAGGGTAAAGCCATCCACATATCGATAGACTCTGAGTGGGTCTTTAACAATGAGACAGAGAAGAACGATATTCTTTGTTACTCCTACAGTGTCCGCATTGGTGATAAGTCGTTTAGTGGCGTGAAACATACTGACATGGCGAAACTGATCAAACAGTGTCGTGATCAAGGGCTGTCGAAGGACGATGAAATGGATAAGCGTAAACAGCTTACCAAGAAAGGTTATAAGAGCAGCTTCGACAAGTTCATCCAAGAGTTGCTGATAAAAACTAAAGCGCGCGGTTTCATCGATGAATGGCCTGAGCATACCTTTATCTATGCGCATTTCCTTCGTGCCGACATCGCTTCATTCGAGGAGTTTTGGAACATTGGTACAAACAACAAGAACCATAAGAATTCACTGACAACGGTGCAAGGTACTGTCACATCGGGTCGTGGTGCTTATGGTATCGATCTGGACTCCATTGGTCGCAGTAAATACAAAATAGAAAACACCAAGTTCTACTCTGCATCGAACAATGCTTTCGAAACCAAAGTGCGCTTCGTAGATACCTTTTTGCTGAGTAGTAAGGCATCACTTGAGGAGCTCGGATTGCAGTGTGGTTTTCCTAAGATGACGCTACCAGACAACATGATAGAGCGAATGGACGACCTGTACTGTAAGGATACTAGCTTGTTCAATCGATATGCTATTCGTGATGCTGATATTGCCTTGGAATATGGGTTGCGAATGCAGAAGTTTGCGTTGGTTGATCTTCGTAAAGATATCGGTCTGGAGCTGAATAGCCTGCCTTCGACATTAGGCAATCTCGGTGTGTCGTTGTTTCGTGATTCATGCGGTGGTGCGACTGAGATGCATCAGTTCTTAGGATACGAAAAACGCAAGAGTCAGTACTACCATGCTAAAAGTAATTCTATTCGCAATTCCGTTGAACTGGCTAAGACGGTGAGCCGTGAGTATACCGACGCACTAGCTGTGAAAAGTTTTTATGGTGGAGCTAATTTTGGCGCGTACTTTGGCCCCACAGAGGTCGGTGATTACAACGATTTCGACCTTTCCGGAGCTTACACTACGGCTCTCGTCGATATTCTCGAAGCCGACTATTTGAATTCGTTTGAGTCAAAGGATATTGAAGATTATCTCGGTCATAAGATGGGCTTTGCTTATGTTCGCTTCAAGCATGATGACAAGGAAAATTTTGGACTTTTGCCTTGCCGCACTTCACTTCGAGGGATCTACTATCCACTTGAAGGTGAAACATACGTAACAGCGCCGGAACTTCAATTAGCTCATGATGCTGGTGTAGAAATTGAAATTCTTCATGGTCAGGTAATACCGTGGAAGAAAGGCTCTACATCTAAGTTTAAAGAATTTACCAAGACGATTCGTAAGCAACGAGCTAAGTATAAAGAAGAGGGTAATGAGCTGTACGAGAAGCTTTGGAAGCTCATTGGTAACACTCTTTACGGTAAAGTTGGGCAAGGGTTGCGAGATAAATCAGGTTTCGATTTAGCTACAGGTCTAAGTAGCAAAATACCTTATTCACCAGTGACTAATGCACACTATGCGGCACATGCGACGGGTTTTGTTCGCGCAACCATGTTAGAAGTTATACGTAAGCTCAATGAACGTTACGGTGATGACATTAAGATAATTTCAGCCACAACAGACGGCTGGCTTTGCAAAGCCACAGAAGAGCAATTAGAGCAATGCTTAGATGGTCCATTAGCTCAACGATTCCAGCAAATCTGTACCGAAGTAAGTGGCGAAGGAATGATGCAGTTAAAGCACCATGCGAAGCAGGTTATTTCGATGAAAACTCGCGGGCAATTAACAGCAGAACTAGGTGATACAAAGCCCGTATGTGCGAAAGCTGGCGTAAAGCCACCTAAAGGTGAAGACGAGAACACATGGATGGTTAAAAAGTTTTTAGATCGCTATCCGGGTGAGAAAGTTGCGCGTAAACACTTGGCATCAGCGCGTGATATGTGGCTTAAAGAGATGGACTTAGTCGATATCCATACCGAGCAACGTTTAAATCTCGACTGGGATTTTAAACGTCGTCCCGTAAACCCCCGTATGGTGAAAGTTCGTCATCCCGCTAGCGGTGAAATGGTAGAGCATCTATCGTTCGATACTGTTCCATGGAATACCGTTGATGAAGGTTTAGATGCTCGTACGTACTTCGACGAGTGGCGCGTAAACAACTGCTTAAAAACGATGGAAGATTGGGACAATTGGATGGACTTCTACAAGGTTCGTCGTTTCCTAAAGGGTACCGGTGTGAAATACCTTGAGGATGGCTCAGAGGGCATTTTTAAGGTTCAGATGTTACGCGCTATCACTCAGGGTAAATGGGGGCTACCAGAGGCTCCTATGCGTGCTCCTCGTGGTCATTACGATCAAATGGTTGCTATGTTTGAAGCAAATGGTATCAAAGGTATCACCAAGCAAGACTTGGCGAACTCGAAGGGACGTAAGCTACTGGAAGCCTCGTTACCGATTACGACCCGTATGCTACCACTGTTGTCTTGGTTTGTTCGTGAGTATCCGACTGCGGATTTGACCTTGGTGTTTCACCCTGACGAGGTTGATGAAGCGGTATTGATGCTTGAAGAATACAACCTTGACCATACTGAAAAACTCGCTGCGTAG